A genomic stretch from Longimicrobium sp. includes:
- a CDS encoding 4-hydroxy-3-methylbut-2-enyl diphosphate reductase: MEQTYFRRGFGRKKEIEPLIRSEYHSGLVERIRARGYEDRFGEGELQVTVRLAEEFGFCYGVDRAVDYAYETRLHFPDRRVFLLGEIIHNPHINQRLTGMGIVFLRPAADGEFDFGGLTADDVVILPAFGATTEDFRRLQGVGCVLVDTTCGSVLNVWKRVEQYARDGYTSLIHGKYRHEETRATASQALKHAGGHYVIVFDMDEARLVMDYVERAPGALTRAAFKEHFARKTSAGFDPDLHLDRIGVANQTTMLSGDSLAIAAEVGKSMARRFGVDDLAAHFRSFDTICSATQERQDAVVKLVEGPQGPPDVMLVVGGYNSSNTNHLAILCARHTVTYHIADAECIDPERGTIRFKPAGTPLDAPEAEAEDWIPAGPLVVGITAGASTPNNKIGEALERLLRTRGVELELGEPAIV; this comes from the coding sequence ATGGAACAGACGTACTTTCGCCGAGGCTTCGGCCGGAAGAAGGAGATCGAGCCGCTCATCCGGTCCGAGTACCACAGCGGCCTGGTGGAGCGCATCCGCGCGCGCGGGTACGAGGACCGCTTCGGCGAGGGCGAGCTCCAGGTGACCGTGCGGCTCGCGGAGGAGTTCGGCTTCTGCTACGGCGTCGACCGGGCCGTGGACTACGCGTACGAGACGCGCCTCCACTTCCCGGACCGCCGCGTCTTCCTCCTCGGCGAGATCATCCACAACCCCCACATCAACCAGCGCCTCACCGGCATGGGGATCGTCTTCCTGCGCCCAGCCGCGGACGGCGAGTTCGACTTCGGCGGATTGACGGCGGACGACGTGGTGATCCTCCCCGCCTTCGGCGCCACCACCGAGGACTTCCGGCGGCTCCAGGGGGTCGGCTGCGTGCTGGTGGACACCACCTGCGGCAGCGTGCTGAACGTGTGGAAGCGCGTGGAGCAGTACGCCCGCGACGGCTACACCTCGCTCATCCACGGCAAGTACCGCCACGAGGAGACGCGCGCCACCGCCAGCCAGGCGCTCAAGCACGCCGGCGGGCACTACGTCATCGTCTTCGACATGGACGAGGCGCGGCTGGTGATGGACTACGTGGAGCGCGCTCCGGGTGCCCTCACCCGCGCCGCGTTCAAGGAGCACTTCGCGCGCAAGACGTCGGCCGGATTCGACCCCGACCTCCACCTGGACCGCATCGGGGTGGCGAACCAGACGACGATGCTCTCGGGCGACTCTCTGGCGATCGCGGCGGAGGTGGGGAAGTCGATGGCGCGGCGCTTCGGGGTGGACGACTTGGCGGCGCACTTCCGCTCCTTCGACACCATCTGCTCCGCCACGCAGGAGCGGCAGGACGCGGTGGTGAAGCTGGTGGAAGGGCCGCAGGGGCCGCCCGACGTGATGCTCGTGGTGGGGGGATACAACTCGTCCAACACCAACCACCTGGCGATCCTCTGCGCCCGCCACACGGTCACCTACCACATCGCCGACGCGGAGTGCATCGACCCCGAGCGGGGGACGATCCGCTTCAAGCCAGCCGGCACGCCCCTCGACGCGCCCGAGGCGGAGGCGGAGGACTGGATCCCCGCCGGACCGCTCGTGGTGGGGATCACCGCCGGGGCCTCCACCCCCAACAACAAGATCGGCGAGGCGCTCGAGCGGCTCCTGCGCACCCGCGGCGTGGAGCTGGAGCTCGGCGAGCCCGCCATTGTCTAA
- a CDS encoding transglycosylase domain-containing protein, whose translation MAGRQSKGKMLEGAPPKPRATRRAADSGKGSGTRNAALILLAVITVGTVGAIGGFAWAMWGRLDDGLLAQREAARHRPDWVRLDELPRHVPDAFTAVVDTASFRRVPPEERDRNPMLSRDLVRQVHRLANGGVGGDARELVMSPLLENALSKRGLFELYLNRISMGRTGDWPVYGIFHASREYFGKDPRRLTLAEAATLAGILLPPALPAPEQSPGPVGARRNEVLRRMLEAERITPAAYRQAAREPLAFQPGADYAPMARPVDWKREPEVIRLPPELRPSLQPDSAQAPAPE comes from the coding sequence ATGGCAGGGAGGCAGTCGAAGGGGAAGATGCTGGAGGGGGCGCCGCCCAAGCCGCGAGCCACACGCCGCGCCGCCGACTCCGGCAAGGGGAGCGGCACGCGCAACGCCGCCCTCATCCTGCTGGCCGTCATCACCGTGGGCACGGTGGGGGCGATCGGCGGCTTCGCGTGGGCGATGTGGGGGCGGCTGGACGACGGCCTCCTGGCCCAGCGCGAGGCCGCCCGCCACCGCCCGGACTGGGTGCGGCTCGACGAGCTGCCGCGCCACGTACCCGATGCCTTCACGGCCGTGGTGGACACCGCTTCGTTCCGGCGCGTCCCGCCCGAGGAGCGCGACCGCAACCCCATGCTCTCGCGCGACCTGGTGCGCCAGGTGCACCGCCTGGCGAACGGCGGCGTGGGCGGCGACGCGCGCGAGCTGGTGATGTCGCCGCTGCTGGAGAACGCCCTCTCCAAGCGCGGGCTCTTTGAGCTGTACCTCAACCGCATTTCGATGGGGCGCACCGGCGACTGGCCGGTGTACGGCATCTTCCACGCGTCGCGCGAGTACTTCGGCAAGGACCCGCGCAGGCTGACGCTGGCGGAGGCGGCCACGCTGGCGGGGATCCTCCTTCCCCCCGCCCTTCCCGCGCCCGAGCAGAGCCCGGGGCCCGTGGGGGCGCGCCGCAACGAGGTGCTGCGGCGCATGCTGGAGGCGGAGCGCATCACCCCCGCCGCGTACCGCCAGGCCGCCCGCGAGCCGCTCGCCTTCCAGCCCGGCGCGGACTACGCACCCATGGCGCGCCCGGTGGACTGGAAGCGCGAGCCGGAGGTCATCCGCCTGCCGCCGGAGCTGCGGCCGAGTCTGCAGCCGGACTCGGCGCAGGCGCCGGCTCCGGAGTAG
- a CDS encoding nuclear transport factor 2 family protein: MYRSLAAAAALAALAGCDVERTPPEFYNHPDPAVVDRQEAADEIRTRVRVFAEALGRMDTGDAVQALAPDSMAAVVGVEGNDGMVRFGAAGVSAAVAELAIAAPTVVRTPDLRVSASQGMGWFSTHLQLLSTSAATDPVLLRMSGVFVRERGEWRLVEAHLSRPESATPEPAPAPSPAADSAAAPAAGG, translated from the coding sequence GTGTACCGGTCCCTAGCCGCCGCCGCCGCGCTCGCCGCCCTCGCCGGGTGCGACGTGGAACGCACCCCGCCCGAGTTCTACAACCACCCGGACCCGGCCGTCGTCGACCGCCAGGAGGCCGCGGACGAGATCCGCACGCGAGTGCGCGTCTTCGCCGAGGCGCTGGGGCGGATGGACACCGGAGACGCCGTGCAGGCGCTGGCGCCGGACTCCATGGCCGCGGTGGTGGGGGTGGAGGGGAACGACGGGATGGTGCGCTTCGGCGCCGCGGGGGTGAGCGCGGCGGTGGCGGAGCTGGCGATCGCGGCGCCCACGGTGGTGCGCACGCCCGACCTGCGGGTGAGCGCGTCGCAGGGGATGGGGTGGTTCTCCACCCACCTGCAGCTCCTCTCCACCTCGGCGGCGACCGACCCGGTGCTGCTGCGGATGAGCGGCGTCTTCGTACGTGAGCGCGGGGAGTGGCGCCTGGTGGAGGCGCACCTCTCCCGCCCCGAGAGCGCTACTCCGGAGCCGGCGCCTGCGCCGAGTCCGGCTGCAGACTCGGCCGCAGCTCCGGCGGCAGGCGGATGA
- a CDS encoding pyridoxal-dependent decarboxylase, with product MSTHIDTNSGALTAAEALREHGHRLIDQMADYLATVDERPVSTPHAPGELARRFAEPLPRDGRPAGEVWDAVWENVVGDAIHFANPMYMGHQVAPPLPHAVLADALASLLNQSLAVWEMSPTGTLVEAQVMRWLVSAAGFPATAEGTLVSGGSVANLTGLLAAREARFPGSWTDGVARTADAERAILLVSGHSHYSVERTAGLMGLGSEAVVSVADRGGKMDPAALHDALRTLKRDGRIPFAVSATAGSTATGLFDPLDEIADVCASEGVWMHVDGAHGASFLLSGALRHLVRGIERADSIAWDPHKMMWMPMSTGAVLVRDGRHLDAAFRQKAPYLFHVRPGEDRSWDAGRMTLQCSRRFDALKLWVSLQHYGADHFAGLLETTVRTTHSLHARLAAAPDFEAEHAPESNILCFRHLPERGDDFQSELRRRYNESGAGWITTTVLDGRRVLRVTLINPHTAGEHLDRLLDGLREVGRGIV from the coding sequence ATGTCGACTCACATAGATACCAACAGCGGCGCCCTCACCGCCGCCGAAGCGCTTCGCGAGCACGGCCACCGCCTGATCGATCAGATGGCAGACTACCTGGCCACGGTGGACGAGCGCCCCGTCTCCACACCGCACGCGCCGGGCGAGCTGGCGCGCCGCTTCGCCGAGCCTCTCCCGCGCGACGGCCGACCCGCCGGCGAGGTGTGGGACGCCGTCTGGGAGAACGTGGTGGGCGACGCGATTCACTTCGCCAACCCGATGTACATGGGCCACCAGGTGGCGCCGCCGCTACCCCACGCGGTGCTGGCGGATGCGCTCGCGTCGCTCCTCAACCAGTCGCTCGCCGTGTGGGAGATGTCGCCAACGGGCACGCTGGTGGAAGCGCAGGTGATGCGCTGGCTGGTGTCCGCCGCCGGCTTCCCCGCCACGGCGGAGGGCACGCTCGTCTCGGGCGGGAGCGTGGCGAACCTGACGGGGCTTCTCGCCGCCCGCGAGGCGCGCTTCCCGGGGAGCTGGACGGACGGAGTGGCGCGCACCGCCGATGCGGAGCGCGCCATCCTCCTCGTATCCGGCCACTCGCACTACTCCGTGGAGCGTACCGCGGGGCTGATGGGGCTGGGGAGCGAGGCCGTCGTCTCCGTCGCGGACCGCGGCGGGAAGATGGACCCCGCGGCGCTCCACGATGCGCTCCGCACGCTGAAGCGCGACGGGCGCATCCCCTTCGCCGTGAGCGCCACCGCCGGCTCCACCGCCACGGGCCTCTTCGACCCGCTGGACGAAATCGCGGACGTGTGCGCGAGCGAGGGCGTGTGGATGCACGTGGACGGCGCCCACGGCGCGTCGTTCCTGCTCTCGGGCGCGCTGCGGCACCTGGTACGCGGCATCGAGCGCGCGGACTCCATCGCGTGGGACCCGCACAAGATGATGTGGATGCCCATGTCCACCGGCGCAGTGCTGGTGCGCGACGGGCGCCACCTGGACGCCGCCTTCCGCCAGAAGGCGCCGTACCTCTTCCACGTCCGCCCCGGCGAGGACCGCTCCTGGGACGCGGGGCGGATGACGCTGCAGTGCTCGCGCCGCTTCGACGCGCTGAAGCTGTGGGTATCCCTCCAGCACTACGGCGCGGACCACTTCGCGGGCCTGCTGGAGACGACGGTTCGCACTACGCACTCGCTGCACGCGAGGCTGGCCGCCGCTCCGGACTTCGAGGCGGAGCACGCGCCCGAGTCCAACATCCTCTGCTTCCGCCACCTACCCGAGCGCGGCGACGACTTCCAGTCCGAGCTCCGCCGCCGCTACAACGAGAGCGGCGCCGGCTGGATCACCACCACCGTCCTCGACGGCCGCCGCGTCCTGCGCGTGACGCTGATAAACCCGCACACCGCCGGCGAGCACCTGGACCGGCTGCTGGACGGGCTCCGCGAGGTGGGGCGGGGGATCGTGTAG
- the gyrA gene encoding DNA gyrase subunit A — MIATTTQRDRILPRLIEDEMRESFIDYSMSVIVQRALPDVRDGLKPVHRRILFAMHEAGLSPTRPYKKSATVVGDVLGKYHPHGDTAVYDSLVRMVQDFSLRYPLVDGQGNFGSIDGDAAAAYRYTEARLSQIATEMLADIDRDTVDFAPNFDDRLKEPRVLPARLPNLLVNGSSGIAVGMSTNMPPHNIGEVVRAAIHLLDHPECTVANLMEHVPGPDFPTGGLIVGKQGIRDAYEKGRGRAVMRAAYYREQKRSGKEQIVITEIPYGTNKSRIIEQIAELTRVGKVADISDLRDESDREGIRVVIELKRGASAEKVMGQLFKATALQTTFGIIALALDNGVPREFSLKEILERFRDHRIDVVIRRSRWELDKARDEAHVLRGLLIALKRIDDVVSIIRGSRNRETAARKLEKELKLDERQAEAILNMRLSRLTQLEGKELRERMAELDARMAQLEELLASPALQAAEVRGELLKLTEEYGDPRRTQLFENESEVKIQDLSAAEEVVVTVSREGYVRQIPMAVYQRAAKRGKGLSMEQYENDYIQRLFVASTEDTLLFLSTDGRAFGLAVRDVPESSGRGKAVKQLFEGARNARMAAVHRVPEFRADRFVLFATAEGTVKRTSLDQYSRARGGIEAITLKAGDRVVDARITDGEHEVVLAGAGGRAIRFDEGEIPLQGRVSQGVRGIKLRGQDRVVGMAALRHEAEVVAVTERGFAKRVPLAELPLQKRDGQGNAIHTPGKEMGTLAGLRDVHAGEDLMAVTAVGRTLRIKTDAAPLGTRMSEPERTIAVSAHDRVVEITLLAEREPKAGDDDGAGPDGAPPLVVDGEETSLTGPLPDEAAPAEPEESPGIVNRVVDQVTGAAAKVLDLFG, encoded by the coding sequence ATGATCGCCACCACCACGCAGCGCGACCGCATCCTCCCGCGGCTGATCGAAGACGAGATGCGCGAATCGTTCATCGACTATTCGATGAGCGTCATCGTGCAGCGCGCCCTACCCGACGTGCGCGACGGGCTGAAGCCGGTGCACCGCCGCATCCTCTTCGCCATGCACGAGGCGGGGCTCAGCCCCACGCGGCCTTACAAGAAGAGCGCGACCGTCGTGGGCGACGTGCTGGGCAAGTACCACCCGCACGGCGACACCGCGGTGTACGACTCGCTCGTGCGCATGGTGCAGGACTTCTCCCTCCGCTACCCGCTGGTGGACGGGCAGGGGAACTTCGGCTCCATCGACGGCGATGCGGCCGCCGCCTACCGATACACCGAGGCGCGGCTGTCGCAGATCGCCACCGAGATGCTCGCGGACATCGACCGCGACACCGTCGACTTCGCCCCCAACTTCGACGATCGCCTCAAGGAGCCGCGCGTCCTCCCCGCGCGCCTCCCCAACCTGCTGGTCAACGGTTCCAGCGGCATCGCGGTGGGGATGAGCACCAACATGCCGCCGCACAACATCGGCGAGGTGGTGCGAGCCGCCATCCACCTCCTCGACCATCCCGAGTGCACCGTCGCGAATCTGATGGAGCACGTCCCCGGCCCCGACTTCCCCACCGGCGGCCTGATCGTGGGGAAGCAGGGGATCCGCGACGCGTACGAGAAAGGGCGCGGGCGCGCGGTCATGCGTGCCGCCTACTACCGGGAGCAAAAGCGCAGCGGCAAAGAACAGATCGTCATCACCGAAATTCCGTACGGCACCAACAAGTCGCGCATCATCGAGCAGATCGCGGAGCTCACGCGGGTGGGCAAGGTCGCCGACATCTCGGACCTGCGCGACGAGAGCGACCGCGAGGGGATCCGCGTCGTGATCGAGCTGAAGCGCGGCGCCAGTGCGGAAAAGGTGATGGGGCAGCTCTTCAAAGCGACGGCCCTGCAGACCACGTTCGGCATTATCGCGCTGGCGCTGGACAACGGCGTGCCGCGCGAGTTCTCGCTCAAGGAAATCCTGGAGCGCTTTCGCGACCATAGAATCGACGTCGTTATCCGCCGCTCCAGGTGGGAGCTGGACAAGGCGCGCGACGAGGCGCACGTCCTCCGCGGCCTGCTGATCGCGCTCAAGCGCATCGACGACGTGGTCTCCATCATCCGCGGGTCCCGCAACCGCGAGACGGCGGCGCGCAAGCTGGAGAAGGAGCTGAAGCTGGACGAGCGCCAGGCGGAGGCCATCCTCAACATGCGCCTCTCGCGCCTCACGCAGCTCGAAGGCAAGGAGCTGCGCGAGCGGATGGCCGAGCTGGACGCCCGCATGGCGCAGCTGGAGGAGCTCCTGGCCTCCCCGGCGCTTCAGGCCGCCGAGGTCCGCGGCGAGCTGCTGAAGCTCACCGAGGAGTACGGCGACCCGCGCCGCACGCAGCTCTTTGAGAATGAGAGTGAGGTCAAGATCCAGGACCTGAGCGCGGCCGAGGAGGTAGTGGTCACGGTCTCGCGCGAGGGGTACGTGCGGCAGATCCCGATGGCGGTCTACCAGCGTGCCGCCAAGCGAGGGAAGGGCCTGTCGATGGAGCAGTATGAAAACGACTACATCCAGCGCTTGTTCGTGGCCAGCACGGAAGACACGCTCCTCTTCCTGAGCACGGATGGGCGCGCCTTCGGCCTGGCCGTGCGCGACGTGCCGGAGAGCAGCGGGCGCGGCAAGGCGGTGAAGCAGCTCTTCGAGGGCGCGCGCAACGCCCGCATGGCCGCGGTGCACAGGGTGCCGGAGTTCCGTGCCGACCGCTTCGTCCTCTTCGCCACGGCGGAGGGGACGGTCAAGCGCACCTCGCTGGACCAGTACTCCCGCGCCCGCGGCGGCATCGAGGCGATCACGCTCAAGGCCGGCGACCGCGTGGTGGACGCGCGCATCACCGACGGCGAGCACGAAGTGGTGCTGGCGGGCGCCGGCGGGCGCGCCATCCGCTTCGACGAAGGCGAGATCCCGCTGCAGGGGCGCGTCTCGCAGGGGGTGCGCGGGATCAAGCTGCGCGGGCAGGACCGGGTCGTGGGGATGGCGGCGTTGCGCCACGAGGCCGAGGTGGTGGCCGTCACCGAGCGCGGTTTCGCCAAGCGCGTCCCGCTCGCCGAGCTCCCGCTGCAGAAGCGCGACGGCCAGGGCAACGCCATCCACACCCCGGGCAAGGAGATGGGGACGCTGGCAGGCCTGCGCGACGTGCACGCGGGCGAGGACCTGATGGCGGTCACCGCCGTCGGCCGCACGCTGCGTATCAAGACCGACGCCGCCCCCCTCGGCACGCGCATGTCCGAGCCGGAGCGCACGATCGCCGTCTCCGCCCACGACCGCGTCGTCGAGATCACCCTCCTCGCCGAGCGCGAACCCAAAGCCGGCGACGATGACGGCGCCGGTCCCGATGGCGCCCCGCCGCTCGTCGTCGACGGCGAGGAGACCTCGCTCACCGGCCCCCTCCCCGACGAAGCCGCGCCCGCGGAGCCGGAGGAATCCCCCGGCATCGTCAACCGTGTGGTGGACCAGGTGACGGGCGCCGCGGCGAAGGTGCTGGACCTCTTCGGGTAG
- a CDS encoding shikimate kinase gives MGRRESDIPPFPGVHRVVLLGYMTSGKSTVGAALARRLEWSFLDFDVEIEQREGRTVKELIAEVGEEGFREREAALTHEAASAGRLVMSPGGGWITRPELLGLLGAETLRVWLRVSVDETIRRLREDTIARPFRDLDDPAPIIAQMMEEREPLYRLADVSIPADTRSVESIAFEIEQLVRTRAGCAAGV, from the coding sequence ATGGGAAGACGCGAGTCCGACATCCCCCCTTTTCCGGGCGTGCACCGGGTGGTGCTGCTGGGCTACATGACGTCGGGGAAGAGCACGGTGGGCGCCGCGCTGGCGCGCCGGCTGGAATGGAGCTTCCTGGATTTCGACGTGGAGATAGAACAGCGCGAGGGGCGTACCGTCAAGGAGCTGATCGCCGAGGTGGGCGAGGAAGGCTTCCGCGAGAGGGAAGCGGCGCTGACGCACGAGGCGGCTTCGGCGGGGCGCCTGGTGATGTCGCCCGGCGGCGGCTGGATCACCCGCCCCGAGCTCCTGGGCCTCCTGGGCGCCGAGACGCTGCGGGTGTGGCTGCGCGTGTCGGTGGACGAGACGATTCGCCGCCTGCGCGAGGACACCATCGCCCGCCCCTTTCGCGACCTGGACGACCCCGCTCCCATCATCGCGCAGATGATGGAAGAGCGCGAGCCCCTCTACCGCCTCGCCGACGTCTCCATCCCCGCCGACACCCGCTCGGTGGAGTCGATCGCCTTCGAGATCGAGCAACTGGTGAGGACGCGGGCGGGGTGCGCGGCAGGGGTGTGA
- a CDS encoding four helix bundle protein produces the protein MNRVSSHRDLDVWRLAMDLVVDIYRASAKFPSDERFGLTSQIRRAAVSVPANIAEGNSRSTRKDYAAFLSIAKGSLAEIETFLLIAIRLGYVTEERVAAELALLTRVSKMLRSLRARLLAP, from the coding sequence ATGAACCGCGTGTCGTCGCACCGGGATCTGGATGTCTGGCGGTTGGCGATGGATCTCGTCGTGGATATATACCGCGCATCCGCGAAATTTCCTTCCGACGAGCGGTTCGGCCTCACGTCGCAGATCCGGCGAGCCGCCGTGTCCGTGCCGGCGAACATTGCAGAGGGTAACTCCCGGTCTACTCGAAAAGACTACGCCGCCTTCCTCTCGATCGCAAAGGGGTCACTCGCCGAAATCGAGACCTTCCTCCTGATCGCCATCCGGCTCGGCTATGTCACCGAGGAACGGGTCGCCGCAGAGCTAGCCCTGCTGACGCGCGTCAGCAAGATGCTCCGCTCTCTCCGCGCACGCCTCCTCGCGCCCTAG
- a CDS encoding tetratricopeptide repeat protein encodes MPADVSRTDALRKMATAHPEDPRPRFGLALEFERAGDWESAAAELRAYLGLADDEGNAFGRLGHALLQLGRDEEAREAYRQGIAAAERHGHPTMAMEFEEVLDEMG; translated from the coding sequence ATGCCGGCGGACGTGTCGCGCACGGATGCGCTGCGGAAGATGGCCACCGCGCACCCCGAGGACCCCCGCCCCCGCTTCGGCCTGGCCCTGGAGTTCGAGCGCGCCGGCGACTGGGAGTCCGCCGCCGCCGAGCTGCGCGCCTACCTGGGCCTGGCGGACGACGAGGGGAACGCCTTCGGCCGGCTGGGCCACGCCCTGCTCCAGCTCGGCCGCGACGAAGAGGCCCGCGAAGCCTATCGCCAGGGCATCGCCGCCGCCGAGCGCCACGGCCACCCGACGATGGCGATGGAGTTCGAGGAGGTGCTGGATGAGATGGGGTAG
- a CDS encoding MFS transporter: MTRSVLPAPARRLSAPSAAPPAMGGRRSPLAIVFVTVLLDLVGFGIVIPLLPLYAQGFGAGAVAVASLLAVYSAMQFLFAPAWGRLSDRFGRRPVLLVGLFGSAFSYLLCGLAGSVATLLAARALGGLMGANVGVAQAYVADVSAPERRAKAMGMIGAAFGLGFILGPAIGGALAGFGTAVPFFVAAALTLVNALLALWWLPESLPPEARDTAPRTPGLAARLRGWTDRRLRAPYSAALLLTLAFAGAEATLSLWAYQRWGMGPREVAFLFAYLGLISVLAQGWGVGRLTRRLGERRTAILGLAVLAAGMGALAVAPSLAALGMALAALAFGQGTASPALSSWVSRAAGPAEQGKVLGVYQSIGALGRVAGPMGGGFAFAHLGISAPYLAGAALAAGALGVLAFAEGAR, encoded by the coding sequence GTGACCCGATCCGTACTGCCCGCGCCCGCCCGCCGCCTGAGCGCGCCCTCCGCCGCGCCCCCGGCGATGGGTGGCCGGCGCTCGCCCCTGGCCATCGTCTTCGTCACCGTACTGCTGGACCTGGTGGGGTTCGGCATCGTCATCCCCCTCCTCCCGCTGTACGCGCAGGGGTTCGGCGCCGGGGCGGTGGCGGTGGCGTCGCTGCTGGCCGTGTACTCGGCGATGCAGTTCCTCTTCGCGCCGGCCTGGGGGCGCCTTTCCGACCGCTTCGGGCGACGTCCCGTGCTGCTGGTGGGCCTGTTCGGATCGGCCTTTTCGTACCTGCTCTGCGGCTTGGCGGGGAGCGTGGCGACGCTGCTGGCGGCGCGGGCGCTGGGCGGGCTGATGGGCGCCAACGTGGGCGTGGCGCAGGCGTACGTGGCCGACGTCTCCGCCCCCGAGCGGCGCGCGAAGGCGATGGGGATGATCGGCGCCGCGTTTGGCCTGGGCTTCATCCTGGGGCCGGCGATCGGCGGGGCGCTGGCGGGGTTCGGTACGGCGGTGCCCTTTTTCGTCGCCGCGGCGCTGACGCTGGTCAACGCGCTGCTGGCGCTCTGGTGGCTTCCCGAATCGCTCCCGCCCGAGGCGCGCGACACCGCCCCGCGCACACCCGGCCTCGCCGCCCGCCTGCGCGGGTGGACGGACCGCCGCCTGCGCGCGCCCTACTCCGCCGCGCTCCTGCTGACGCTCGCCTTCGCGGGCGCGGAGGCGACGCTCTCGCTCTGGGCGTACCAGCGCTGGGGGATGGGGCCGCGCGAGGTCGCCTTCCTCTTCGCCTACCTGGGGCTCATCTCCGTGCTGGCGCAGGGATGGGGCGTGGGGCGGCTGACGCGGCGGCTGGGGGAGCGCCGCACCGCGATCCTCGGCCTGGCGGTGCTGGCCGCGGGGATGGGGGCGCTCGCCGTGGCGCCCTCGCTCGCCGCGCTGGGGATGGCGCTCGCCGCGCTCGCCTTCGGTCAGGGGACGGCGTCGCCTGCGCTGTCGTCGTGGGTGTCGCGCGCCGCCGGGCCCGCAGAGCAGGGGAAGGTGCTGGGCGTCTACCAGTCGATCGGCGCGCTGGGCCGCGTGGCGGGGCCGATGGGGGGCGGGTTCGCCTTCGCCCACCTGGGGATCTCGGCGCCGTACCTGGCCGGGGCCGCCCTGGCCGCGGGGGCGCTCGGCGTGCTCGCCTTCGCGGAGGGCGCGCGATGA